Proteins encoded together in one Nocardioides marinisabuli window:
- a CDS encoding TetR/AcrR family transcriptional regulator — protein sequence MSPSPNGVARRSQADRTAESREKLVSAAIELLGTRGYAKTTMSEIGRVAQLSRGLVSHHFGTKDQCMVEVVRSIQERLRGALTAIPDLHGIEVLDYFVDQYLSGGRDYTNLSRAMYVIIVESTTSTPELREAVAANNALFRSLVAGWVREGVEAGDFDLRGYTAEDAGRMVEALLRGVLVQHLADPDTMDLERSGELAKRLIREMFVLPGA from the coding sequence GCGCCGCAGCCAGGCCGACAGGACCGCGGAGTCCCGCGAGAAGCTCGTCAGCGCCGCCATCGAGCTGCTCGGGACCCGCGGGTACGCGAAGACCACGATGTCGGAGATCGGCCGGGTGGCGCAGCTGAGCCGAGGGCTCGTCTCGCACCACTTCGGTACCAAGGACCAGTGCATGGTCGAGGTGGTCCGCAGCATCCAGGAACGACTGCGGGGGGCCCTGACGGCCATCCCCGACCTGCACGGGATCGAGGTGCTCGACTACTTCGTCGACCAGTACCTGAGCGGCGGACGTGACTACACGAACCTGTCGCGCGCCATGTACGTCATCATCGTCGAGTCCACGACCTCGACGCCGGAGCTGCGCGAGGCCGTCGCCGCGAACAACGCGCTGTTCCGGTCCCTGGTGGCCGGCTGGGTGCGCGAGGGCGTCGAGGCCGGGGACTTCGACCTGCGCGGCTACACGGCCGAGGATGCCGGCAGGATGGTGGAGGCGCTGCTCCGAGGAGTCCTGGTCCAGCACCTGGCCGACCCGGACACGATGGATCTCGAGCGCAGTGGCGAGCTCGCCAAGCGTCTCATCCGGGAGATGTTCGTGCTGCCCGGCGCCTGA
- a CDS encoding SRPBCC family protein, which yields MDTTSPRTHQESIEIDASPPAVYDLVSDITRTGEWSPVCATCWWDDESQAGQVGAWFTGRNELPHRTWETRSRVVAAERGREFAWVVGDGFVRWGFTMEPSGEGTRLTELWEFLPGGIAMFEEKFGDDAAAQIDDRTQQALDGIPRTLAAIKRIAGGS from the coding sequence ATGGACACCACCAGCCCCCGCACCCACCAGGAGTCGATCGAGATCGACGCGTCGCCGCCGGCGGTCTACGACCTCGTCTCCGACATCACCCGCACCGGCGAGTGGAGCCCCGTCTGCGCGACGTGCTGGTGGGACGACGAGTCGCAGGCCGGTCAGGTCGGGGCCTGGTTCACCGGCCGCAACGAGCTGCCGCACCGCACCTGGGAGACCCGGTCGCGGGTGGTCGCGGCCGAGCGTGGGCGCGAGTTCGCGTGGGTCGTGGGCGACGGGTTCGTGCGGTGGGGCTTCACCATGGAGCCGTCCGGCGAGGGCACGAGGCTCACCGAGTTGTGGGAGTTCCTGCCCGGCGGGATCGCCATGTTCGAGGAGAAGTTCGGCGACGACGCCGCTGCCCAGATCGACGACCGCACCCAGCAGGCGCTCGACGGCATCCCGCGCACGCTGGCGGCCATCAAGCGGATCGCCGGCGGCAGCTGA
- a CDS encoding dicarboxylate/amino acid:cation symporter: MSSALPTSAPPTTPASPPARRLRMPSFGVQVLIGLVLGVVLGLVARSMGPDGVSAAGEVDPNWLTETLTTVGSTFVTLLKAVVPALVFLAIVASIANLRDVAGAARLAWKTLAWFAGTALIAVSIGIVLGLVLQPGSRTSVSEQAASAPSTSGSWLDFLNGLVPSNVLGLQAAAGDDGSVALSFNVLQILVVAIAVGIATLKVGDAAEPFLVVVRSALAVVQKVLWWIILLAPVATVGLLGKAVATYGWDALGSLGVFTGAVYAGLLLVLLVVYPVLLAVNGLSVRQFFSGAWPAISLAFVSRSSVGTMPVTESVTERNLGVPRAYSSFAVPLGATTKMDGCASIYPAISAIFVAQFFGVDLAVTDYLLIVLVSVIGSAATAGVTGATVMLTLTLSTLGLPLEGVGLLLAIDPILDMGRTAVNVTGQALVPTLVAQREGILDRATYDAPREGGWVQESPAPAPVLRTPVGADA, translated from the coding sequence ATGAGCTCCGCCCTGCCCACCTCTGCACCACCCACCACGCCCGCCTCGCCCCCCGCCCGCCGCCTGCGGATGCCCTCCTTCGGCGTCCAGGTCCTGATCGGGCTCGTCCTCGGCGTCGTCCTGGGCCTGGTGGCCCGCTCGATGGGCCCCGACGGCGTCTCGGCCGCCGGCGAGGTCGACCCCAACTGGCTGACCGAGACCCTGACCACGGTCGGCAGCACCTTCGTCACCCTGCTCAAGGCGGTCGTGCCGGCACTGGTGTTCCTGGCCATCGTGGCCTCGATCGCCAACCTGCGCGACGTCGCCGGCGCCGCCCGGCTGGCCTGGAAGACGCTGGCCTGGTTCGCCGGCACGGCGCTGATCGCCGTGTCCATCGGCATCGTCCTGGGCCTGGTGCTGCAGCCGGGCTCGCGCACCAGCGTCTCCGAGCAAGCCGCGTCGGCGCCGTCGACCAGCGGCTCGTGGCTCGACTTCCTCAACGGCCTGGTGCCCTCCAACGTCCTGGGCCTCCAGGCCGCCGCCGGTGACGACGGCAGCGTCGCGCTGTCCTTCAACGTGCTGCAGATCCTCGTCGTGGCCATCGCGGTCGGCATCGCCACCCTCAAGGTCGGCGACGCGGCCGAGCCGTTCCTGGTCGTGGTCCGCTCGGCGCTGGCCGTGGTGCAGAAGGTGCTCTGGTGGATCATCCTGCTGGCGCCGGTCGCCACGGTCGGGCTGCTGGGCAAGGCGGTCGCGACGTACGGCTGGGACGCGCTGGGCTCGCTGGGCGTCTTCACCGGTGCGGTGTACGCCGGCCTGCTGCTGGTGCTGCTGGTCGTCTACCCGGTGCTGCTGGCCGTCAACGGCCTCTCGGTGCGCCAGTTCTTCTCCGGCGCCTGGCCGGCCATCTCGCTGGCCTTCGTCTCCCGCTCCTCCGTCGGCACGATGCCCGTCACGGAGTCGGTGACCGAGCGCAACCTGGGCGTGCCGCGCGCCTACTCCTCCTTCGCGGTGCCGCTGGGCGCGACCACCAAGATGGACGGCTGCGCCTCGATCTACCCGGCGATCTCCGCGATCTTCGTGGCCCAGTTCTTCGGCGTCGACCTCGCGGTGACCGACTACCTGCTGATCGTGCTGGTCTCGGTCATCGGCTCGGCCGCCACGGCCGGCGTCACCGGCGCCACCGTGATGCTGACGCTGACCCTCTCGACGCTCGGGCTGCCCCTCGAGGGCGTGGGCCTGCTGCTGGCGATCGACCCGATCCTCGACATGGGCCGCACCGCGGTCAACGTCACCGGGCAGGCGCTGGTGCCGACCCTGGTCGCGCAGCGCGAGGGCATCCTCGACCGCGCGACGTACGACGCCCCGCGCGAGGGCGGCTGGGTGCAGGAGAGCCCGGCGCCCGCTCCGGTGCTCCGCACCCCGGTGGGCGCCGACGCCTGA
- a CDS encoding methyltransferase family protein, with product MDLSTRIPPPAYAAAAVTAQALLARSRRPTRWSGLLGGGVAAGSLGVAMSATRLFHRHGTTELPFHPEQASVLVTDGPFSRTRNPMYVGLTGMLVGHALARRSPVALLPVAAFVTVVDRLQIAAEEAALSAKFGAEYDAYRARVPRWLAPVGA from the coding sequence ATGGACCTGAGCACGAGGATCCCCCCGCCGGCGTACGCCGCCGCGGCCGTCACGGCCCAGGCCCTGCTGGCCCGCAGCCGGAGGCCGACCCGGTGGTCCGGGCTGCTGGGTGGCGGCGTGGCGGCCGGTTCGCTCGGCGTGGCGATGTCGGCCACCAGGCTGTTCCACCGGCACGGCACCACCGAGCTGCCGTTCCACCCCGAGCAGGCGAGCGTCCTGGTCACCGACGGCCCCTTCTCCCGCACCCGCAACCCCATGTATGTCGGCCTCACGGGCATGCTGGTCGGCCACGCCCTCGCCCGCCGTTCGCCGGTGGCGCTGCTGCCGGTCGCTGCGTTCGTGACCGTCGTCGACCGGCTGCAGATCGCCGCCGAGGAGGCGGCCCTCAGCGCGAAGTTCGGCGCCGAGTACGACGCCTACCGGGCCCGGGTCCCCCGCTGGCTCGCGCCGGTCGGCGCCTGA
- a CDS encoding NAD(P)-dependent alcohol dehydrogenase, with translation MPEPGPGEVLVQVGAAGACHSDLHLMHEFDAGALPWGPPFTLGHENAGWVHTLGAGVRGLEPGQPVAVVGAWGCGTCQRCLDGLETYCDRPDLAPVPGGGGGLGLDGGMAEFLLVPAARHLVPLPDGLDPLGAAPLTDAGLTPYHAVRRSQAKLGPTSTAVVIGIGGLGHLCVQVLKATTAATVIAVDPRGSARDLALACGADLALPPGADLVDQVREASHGRGADVVLDMVGSDDTLAAGAACVRQLGDLTIVGLGGGTLPVSFFGIAYEASVQTTYWGNRRELVEVLDLGARGLLRSESTLYTLADAAQAYRDLAHGTVSGRAVVVPSDRYAG, from the coding sequence GTGCCCGAGCCTGGTCCCGGCGAGGTGCTGGTGCAGGTGGGCGCCGCGGGCGCCTGCCACTCCGACCTGCACCTGATGCACGAGTTCGACGCCGGCGCCCTGCCCTGGGGCCCGCCCTTCACGCTGGGCCACGAGAACGCCGGCTGGGTGCACACCCTCGGTGCGGGGGTGCGGGGGCTGGAGCCCGGCCAGCCGGTCGCCGTCGTCGGTGCGTGGGGCTGCGGCACCTGCCAGCGCTGCCTCGACGGGCTCGAGACCTACTGCGATCGGCCCGACCTGGCCCCCGTGCCCGGTGGTGGCGGGGGGCTGGGCCTCGACGGCGGGATGGCGGAGTTCCTGCTGGTGCCGGCCGCGCGGCACCTCGTCCCGCTGCCCGACGGGCTCGACCCGCTCGGGGCCGCACCCCTCACCGACGCCGGCCTCACGCCCTACCACGCCGTACGACGCTCGCAGGCCAAGCTCGGCCCCACCTCCACCGCGGTCGTCATCGGCATCGGTGGGCTGGGCCACCTGTGCGTGCAGGTCCTCAAGGCCACCACGGCCGCCACGGTGATCGCCGTCGACCCTCGCGGCTCCGCGCGCGACCTGGCGCTCGCCTGCGGGGCCGACCTGGCCCTCCCACCCGGTGCCGACCTGGTCGACCAGGTCCGCGAGGCCAGCCACGGCCGCGGCGCCGACGTGGTGCTCGACATGGTGGGCTCCGACGACACCCTGGCCGCGGGCGCGGCCTGCGTGCGCCAGCTGGGCGACCTGACGATCGTGGGCCTCGGCGGGGGCACGCTGCCGGTCTCCTTCTTCGGGATCGCCTACGAGGCCAGCGTGCAGACCACCTACTGGGGCAACCGTCGCGAGCTGGTCGAGGTGCTCGACCTCGGCGCGCGCGGTCTGCTCCGCTCGGAGTCGACCCTCTACACGCTGGCTGACGCCGCGCAGGCCTACCGCGACCTGGCGCACGGCACCGTGTCGGGGCGGGCGGTGGTCGTCCCGAGCGACCGGTACGCCGGGTAG